The following proteins are co-located in the Cydia fagiglandana chromosome 2, ilCydFagi1.1, whole genome shotgun sequence genome:
- the LOC134675652 gene encoding glucosidase 2 subunit beta, with the protein MILSSYNRLMHLLAFIICSFLICAHSDVPRPRGVSLSKASLYSPTKDFTCFDGTVTIPFSYVNDDYCDCFDGSDEPGTSACLNAVFHCTNAGHRPQNIPSSRVNDGVCDCCDGTDEYAGPDACPNTCEELGREARAEALRLAELHKEGSQIRLELIEKGNKKRNEMAEQLAQLEKDKSEAETIKAEKEDIKNELELKENEALKVYREAEEKEKQKKVEEENQQTIKDATEQFNRFDSNQNGQLSVEEIKVVNVFDKNKDGEVDQEEYQHFFGENENVNLEVFISTTWPMLKPLLMMEQGMFKPAELEHESVRETDADDLSRELENEDLEGAEDENMDDDLPHEDDLDLEQDHAKGYDEETQRLVNEATEARRQFTDAERAVREIESSIRNIQQNLEKDYGLQQEFATLDGQCFEYEDKEYIYRLCMFQKMTQKSKNGGSEVGLGNWGEWGGEENKKYSVMKYTNGLACWNGPNRITTVNIHCGLETKMLSVTEPFRCEYKVELSTPAACDNNVSQTHSAHDEL; encoded by the coding sequence atgatACTTTCTTCGTATAATAGACTAATGCATTTGCTCGCGTTTATTATTTGTTCCTTTCTAATATGTGCTCATTCCGATGTGCCGAGACCTCGCGGAGTTTCTCTATCTAAAGCGTCGCTGTATTCGCCGACGAAAGACTTCACCTGTTTCGACGGAACTGTTACAATTCCGTTTAGCTATGTAAACGACGATTATTGTGACTGCTTCGACGGCAGCGATGAGCCAGGAACTTCTGCGTGCCTAAACGCCGTGTTCCATTGCACAAACGCAGGTCATCGGCCACAAAACATTCCGAGTTCGCGGGTCAACGACGGAGTGTGCGACTGTTGCGACGGAACCGACGAGTATGCGGGGCCCGATGCTTGCCCGAACACCTGCGAGGAGCTTGGCCGAGAGGCCAGGGCCGAAGCTCTCAGGCTAGCCGAGCTACACAAAGAAGGAAGCCAGATCAGATTAGAGCTTATCGAAAAAGGTAACAAAAAGAGAAACGAGATGGCAGAACAATTAGcccaattagaaaaagacaaatCAGAGGCTGAAACGATCAAAGCAGAAAAAGAAGACATTAAAAATGAATTAGAGCTGAAAGAGAATGAAGCCCTTAAAGTGTACAGGGAGGCAGAGgagaaagaaaaacaaaaaaaagttgaaGAGGAGAATCAACAAACCATTAAGGATGCCACTGAACAGTTCAACAGGTTTGATTCAAACCAAAATGGCCAATTATCTGTAGAGGAAATAAAAGTAGTTaatgtttttgataaaaataagGATGGTGAAGTGGACCAAGAGGAATATCAGCATTTCTTTGGGGaaaatgaaaatgttaatcTGGAGGTATTTATATCTACCACCTGGCCCATGTTGAAGCCACTGCTTATGATGGAGCAGGGCATGTTCAAACCTGCAGAATTAGAACATGAGTCTGTTCGAGAAACAGATGCAGATGACCTCTCCAGGGAGCTAGAGAATGAAGACTTAGAAGGAGCTGAGGATGAGAACATGGATGATGATCTGCCTCATGAAGATGACCTTGATTTGGAACAAGATCATGCTAAAGGCTATGATGAGGAAACTCAAAGATTGGTCAATGAAGCCACTGAAGCAAGACGCCAGTTTACTGATGCTGAAAGAGCCGTACGTGAGATTGAGTCTAGCATTCGAAACATTCAGCAAAATCTTGAGAAAGACTATGGGCTGCAACAGGAATTTGCAACATTAGATGGCCAATGCTTTGAATATGAAGATAAAGAGTACATTTACAGACTGTGTATGTTCCAGAAAATGACACAGAAATCCAAGAATGGAGGCTCTGAAGTTGGGCTAGGTAATTGGGGAGAATGGGGAGGTGAagagaataaaaaatattctgtGATGAAGTACACTAATGGACTGGCCTGCTGGAATGGGCCAAACAGAATAACCACTGTGAATATACACTGTGGACTAGAAACTAAGATGTTGTCGGTCACTGAGCCATTCCGTTGTGAATACAAAGTGGAGCTCAGCACCCCTGCAGCTTGTGACAATAATGTGTCACAAACACATTCTGCTCATGACGAGCTGTGA